The following proteins come from a genomic window of Ferrovibrio sp. MS7:
- the gpmI gene encoding 2,3-bisphosphoglycerate-independent phosphoglycerate mutase: MTNPSSQTVPKPVVLCILDGWGLRDDPTDNAIAQASLPTWRRLVSTRPFARVGTSGRDVGLPDGQMGNSEVGHMNIGAGRIAVPDLGRIDNAVADGTLANVPAIAETIAKLKQSGGALHLLGLLSPGGVHSHQDHIAAVARIADAAGVKVWLHAFSDGRDTPPRSVLEFLADFRKLLGDVKQVRFASLSGRFYAMDRDKRWDRVAQAYAAIALAKGKHAASAEAAVNDAYAADLSDEFILPTVIDGYAGMRDGDGLMMANFRADRAREILQSLLEPHFDAFPRPLRPAFAAATGMAEYSTQLNEFLATAFPPVRYPNTLGEWLAKSQRKQLRIAETEKYAHVTFFMNGGEEQPYEGEDRILVPSPKVATYDLQPEMSAAEVTDKLVAAIESGQYDQITVNYANPDMVGHTGSLPAAVKAAETIDTCLARLEQAVLQAGGVLLITADHGNLEEMRDPASGQAHTQHTTNLVPLVLVGRDGYSLSDGRLCDLAPTLLHFLQLAPPAEMTGQNLALPKAATAAEPQQRRA; encoded by the coding sequence ATGACCAACCCGAGCTCCCAGACCGTCCCGAAGCCCGTCGTCCTCTGCATCCTGGATGGCTGGGGGCTGCGCGACGACCCGACCGACAACGCCATTGCCCAGGCCAGCCTGCCGACCTGGCGCCGGCTGGTTTCGACCCGGCCCTTTGCCCGCGTCGGCACCTCGGGCCGCGATGTCGGCCTGCCGGATGGCCAGATGGGCAATTCGGAAGTCGGCCACATGAATATCGGCGCTGGCCGCATCGCCGTGCCGGACCTGGGACGCATCGACAATGCGGTGGCCGATGGCACGCTGGCCAATGTGCCGGCGATTGCGGAAACCATCGCCAAGCTGAAGCAGAGCGGCGGCGCGCTGCATCTGCTCGGCCTGCTCTCGCCGGGCGGCGTGCATTCGCACCAGGACCACATCGCCGCCGTGGCCAGGATCGCCGATGCCGCCGGCGTGAAGGTGTGGCTGCACGCCTTCAGCGATGGCCGCGACACACCGCCGCGCTCCGTACTGGAATTCCTCGCCGACTTCCGCAAACTTCTCGGTGATGTGAAACAGGTGCGTTTCGCTTCCCTCTCGGGCCGCTTCTACGCCATGGACCGCGACAAGCGCTGGGATCGCGTGGCGCAGGCCTATGCCGCGATTGCGCTGGCCAAAGGCAAGCATGCGGCGAGCGCGGAAGCTGCCGTCAACGATGCCTATGCCGCCGATTTAAGCGATGAATTCATCCTGCCGACGGTGATCGACGGCTATGCCGGCATGCGCGATGGCGATGGCCTGATGATGGCCAATTTCCGCGCCGACCGGGCGCGCGAAATCCTGCAAAGCCTGCTGGAGCCGCATTTCGATGCCTTCCCGCGCCCGCTGCGCCCGGCTTTTGCCGCCGCCACCGGCATGGCGGAGTATTCGACGCAGTTGAACGAATTCCTTGCCACCGCGTTCCCGCCGGTGCGCTATCCCAACACGCTTGGCGAATGGCTGGCGAAGTCGCAGCGTAAGCAGTTGCGCATTGCCGAGACCGAGAAATATGCCCACGTCACCTTCTTCATGAATGGTGGCGAGGAGCAGCCTTATGAGGGCGAGGACCGCATCCTGGTGCCGTCGCCGAAAGTGGCAACCTACGATCTGCAGCCGGAAATGTCGGCAGCCGAAGTCACCGACAAGCTGGTCGCCGCCATCGAGAGCGGGCAATACGACCAGATCACGGTGAACTACGCCAACCCGGACATGGTGGGCCATACCGGTTCGCTGCCGGCAGCGGTGAAGGCGGCGGAAACCATCGACACCTGCCTGGCGCGGCTGGAACAGGCGGTGCTGCAGGCCGGTGGCGTGCTGCTGATCACCGCCGACCATGGCAATCTGGAAGAGATGCGCGACCCGGCTTCGGGCCAGGCCCATACCCAGCACACCACCAATCTGGTGCCGCTGGTACTGGTCGGCCGCGACGGCTACAGCTTGAGCGATGGCCGCCTCTGCGACCTGGCGCCGACCCTGCTGCATTTCCTGCAGCTGGCGCCGCCGGCCGAAATGACCGGTCAGAACCTGGCCCTTCCCAAAGCCGCCACCGCCGCGGAGCCGCAGCAACGCCGTGCATAA
- a CDS encoding divergent polysaccharide deacetylase family protein, translated as MTLQADPDDRALPAEPKKAGLMGRLLAPFARLRKKPKQHEDELDITMAVSQPPGEDGMAHGDMEMMAEAPMMAPPPREGFKHKLLRVLHIIGLVLWPGFLRGDARTVSRRLLVLSWALFLGGFITLIGWLSVINQSLVQLPGSEVVIGVARLTLPPEAKLAPDQKAGEQKPKQMDTANYLPSGLLVAPDPALVDNTNVGPMPKIGSDGRQPWRAYARPYNEPADRPRIAIVLANVGLSETLTTKAADLLPPAITFAFNPYAPNLAVQIEYARRQGHEVLLQLPMEPFEYPSSDPGPYTLLTSLTEPENLRRLDWSLTRVPGYIGFTNFMGAKYTSSPEHMRIVAETLKTRGLMFVDARTAPRSVAARAMRDAGGVFAISNRQIDQQPTGPVIESRLEELERLARGTGVAVGFAQPYPVTLDRLLAWSKTLAGKSYALAPVSAVVNRQTPE; from the coding sequence GTGACGCTTCAGGCCGATCCCGACGATCGCGCCCTGCCGGCGGAGCCGAAGAAAGCCGGCCTGATGGGCCGGTTGCTGGCGCCTTTCGCCAGGCTGCGCAAGAAGCCAAAGCAACACGAAGACGAGCTGGATATCACCATGGCGGTGTCGCAACCGCCTGGTGAAGACGGCATGGCCCATGGCGACATGGAGATGATGGCAGAGGCGCCGATGATGGCGCCGCCGCCGCGCGAAGGCTTCAAGCATAAGCTGCTGCGCGTGCTCCACATCATCGGCCTGGTGCTGTGGCCGGGCTTCCTGCGTGGCGATGCCCGCACCGTCAGCCGCCGCCTGCTGGTGCTGAGCTGGGCGCTGTTCCTCGGCGGCTTCATCACCCTGATTGGCTGGCTCTCCGTCATCAACCAGAGCCTGGTGCAATTGCCCGGCTCGGAAGTGGTGATCGGCGTGGCACGCCTCACCCTGCCGCCGGAGGCCAAGCTTGCACCCGACCAGAAAGCTGGCGAGCAGAAGCCGAAGCAGATGGATACGGCGAACTACCTGCCGAGCGGCCTGCTGGTGGCGCCCGATCCGGCCCTGGTGGACAACACCAATGTCGGCCCTATGCCGAAAATCGGCAGCGATGGCCGCCAGCCCTGGCGTGCCTATGCCCGGCCCTATAACGAACCCGCCGACCGCCCGCGCATCGCCATCGTGCTGGCCAATGTGGGTTTGAGCGAAACCCTGACCACCAAGGCGGCTGACCTGCTGCCACCGGCCATCACCTTCGCCTTCAATCCCTATGCGCCGAATCTCGCGGTGCAGATCGAGTATGCGCGGCGCCAGGGCCACGAAGTGCTGCTGCAATTGCCGATGGAGCCGTTCGAGTATCCCTCCAGCGATCCAGGGCCGTATACGTTGCTCACGTCGCTGACCGAGCCGGAGAATCTGCGCCGGCTGGATTGGTCGCTGACCCGCGTGCCGGGCTATATCGGCTTCACCAATTTCATGGGCGCGAAATACACCTCCAGCCCTGAGCATATGCGCATCGTCGCCGAGACATTGAAGACGCGCGGCCTGATGTTTGTCGATGCGCGCACCGCGCCGCGTTCGGTGGCCGCCCGCGCCATGCGCGATGCCGGCGGCGTGTTCGCCATCTCGAACCGCCAGATCGACCAGCAGCCGACCGGGCCGGTGATCGAATCGCGGCTTGAGGAACTGGAGCGCCTGGCGCGCGGCACCGGTGTTGCCGTCGGCTTCGCGCAGCCCTATCCGGTCACGCTCGACCGCCTGCTGGCCTGGAGCAAGACCCTGGCCGGCAAGAGCTATGCCCTGGCGCCGGTTTCTGCCGTGGTGAATCGTCAAACCCCTGAATAA
- a CDS encoding DMT family transporter, whose protein sequence is MTDTAAAPLRPTLSAFSLLLLALLTLFWGVNWPIMKLALLEMPVFTFRAFCLGGGALGLFAIAAAWRMPLGIPPGYLIKLTLISLFNITFWNLLVLYGLSMLPAGRTTILAFTMPLWLVMMSALMLQERLTGWKLAGLGLGLSGLAVLVGGEWQAMAASPLGVLLVLAAAMSWAFGTVLIKRYAVPMPSVPFVGWQMILGGLPIVVMAPLLEMDRWHSYSAVAWGAALYNAVICFVFCYWAWNRLVQVLPAQVSGLSTLMIPVVGVFSSMAMLGEQPGWPEFAALGLISAALAAVLKPSR, encoded by the coding sequence ATGACCGATACTGCCGCCGCGCCGTTGCGGCCGACCCTGTCTGCTTTTTCGCTGCTGCTGCTGGCCCTGCTCACCCTGTTCTGGGGCGTGAACTGGCCGATCATGAAGCTGGCGCTGCTGGAAATGCCGGTTTTCACCTTCCGCGCCTTCTGCCTTGGCGGGGGCGCGCTGGGGCTGTTCGCGATTGCTGCCGCCTGGCGTATGCCGCTCGGTATTCCGCCCGGCTACCTGATCAAGCTGACCCTGATCTCGCTGTTCAACATCACCTTCTGGAACCTTCTGGTGCTGTATGGCCTGTCCATGCTGCCGGCCGGGCGCACCACCATCCTGGCTTTCACCATGCCGCTATGGCTAGTGATGATGTCGGCCCTGATGCTGCAGGAGCGCCTGACCGGCTGGAAACTGGCCGGCCTCGGCCTCGGGCTCAGCGGCCTGGCGGTGCTGGTTGGTGGCGAATGGCAGGCCATGGCAGCCTCGCCACTCGGCGTCCTGCTGGTGCTGGCCGCTGCGATGAGCTGGGCCTTTGGCACGGTACTGATCAAGCGTTACGCCGTGCCAATGCCCAGCGTCCCCTTCGTCGGCTGGCAGATGATCCTCGGTGGCCTGCCCATCGTGGTGATGGCGCCGCTGCTGGAAATGGATCGCTGGCACAGCTACAGCGCCGTGGCCTGGGGTGCCGCGCTCTACAACGCGGTGATCTGCTTCGTGTTCTGCTACTGGGCCTGGAACCGTCTGGTGCAGGTGCTGCCGGCGCAGGTGAGCGGGCTCTCCACCCTGATGATTCCGGTGGTCGGCGTGTTTTCCAGCATGGCGATGCTGGGCGAGCAGCCGGGCTGGCCGGAATTCGCGGCCCTCGGCCTGATCAGCGCCGCACTGGCGGCGGTGCTGAAACCTTCTCGCTGA
- a CDS encoding 23S rRNA (pseudouridine(1915)-N(3))-methyltransferase RlmH, with the protein MRITIACVGRAGRAKHDAAQALIGSYRERLPWAVEIREVEDKKTAGTVLERKQREADLLRAACPKGAVLVALDEHGRNLTSRDFAAQIGQWRDNGEAELAFLIGGADGLDAALLAQARLKIAFGAMTWPHLLARVLLLEQLYRAWSLLNNHPYHRD; encoded by the coding sequence GTGCGCATCACCATAGCCTGCGTCGGCCGAGCCGGCCGCGCCAAGCATGACGCCGCCCAGGCGCTGATCGGCAGCTACCGCGAGCGGCTGCCCTGGGCGGTGGAGATCCGCGAAGTCGAGGACAAGAAAACCGCCGGCACGGTGCTGGAGCGCAAGCAGCGCGAGGCGGACTTGCTGCGGGCCGCCTGCCCCAAGGGCGCCGTGCTGGTGGCGCTGGACGAGCATGGCAGGAACCTGACCAGCCGCGATTTCGCCGCCCAGATCGGGCAATGGCGCGACAACGGCGAGGCTGAGCTGGCCTTCCTGATCGGCGGCGCGGATGGCCTGGATGCCGCCCTGCTGGCCCAGGCGAGGCTGAAAATCGCTTTTGGCGCCATGACTTGGCCGCATTTGCTGGCAAGAGTGCTGCTGCTGGAACAGCTTTACCGGGCCTGGAGCCTGCTGAACAATCACCCCTATCACCGAGATTGA
- a CDS encoding alpha/beta hydrolase, with protein sequence MAHRGEILLLHGAFVGGWVFERFRSFLSHRGWRTHAPDLPLHGPEQAGQRPDSDLARLGLADYRAAMEAEIARLPSKPVLIGHSLGGLLAQQLAARDLCRGAILLAPVAPWGIMPRSLEEVGGALHLLWQGGSIWQKPLPPDPAMAEQFSLDKLPPALQRDTLARLVPESGRAIFESLLWWLDWHAASRVSFHRVRCPLLVLAGSDDKVTPAASCRAVASHYPGRAVFREMPEMSHFLFGEPREEELFQLCADWLADLPPEH encoded by the coding sequence ATGGCGCATCGCGGCGAAATCCTGCTGCTGCACGGCGCCTTTGTCGGCGGCTGGGTGTTCGAGCGTTTCCGCAGTTTCCTCAGCCATCGCGGCTGGCGCACCCATGCGCCGGACCTGCCGCTGCATGGCCCGGAACAGGCCGGCCAGCGGCCCGATAGCGACCTGGCGCGGCTTGGCCTGGCCGATTACCGCGCCGCCATGGAAGCGGAAATCGCCCGCCTGCCGTCCAAGCCGGTGCTGATCGGCCATTCGCTCGGCGGCCTGCTGGCGCAGCAATTGGCAGCCCGCGATCTCTGCCGCGGTGCCATCCTGCTGGCGCCGGTGGCACCCTGGGGCATCATGCCGCGCAGTCTGGAGGAAGTCGGCGGCGCGCTGCATCTGCTGTGGCAGGGCGGTTCGATCTGGCAGAAGCCGCTGCCGCCGGATCCGGCCATGGCGGAGCAGTTCTCGCTCGACAAGCTGCCGCCCGCGCTGCAACGCGACACGCTGGCGCGCCTGGTGCCGGAATCCGGTCGCGCGATCTTTGAATCATTGCTGTGGTGGCTGGACTGGCATGCCGCCAGCCGCGTCAGCTTCCACCGCGTGCGCTGCCCGCTGCTGGTGCTGGCTGGCAGCGACGACAAGGTGACGCCGGCGGCTTCCTGCCGCGCCGTGGCCTCGCATTATCCCGGCCGCGCGGTGTTCCGCGAGATGCCGGAGATGAGCCACTTTCTGTTCGGCGAGCCGCGGGAGGAGGAGTTGTTCCAGCTTTGCGCCGACTGGCTGGCCGACTTACCGCCGGAGCATTAG
- a CDS encoding ferritin-like domain-containing protein: protein MTRHWTLDDIPWHSFDPSKVDADLLRAVKAATLVEHNAEDYVTYLCNVFADDPAFQAAARQWGVEEEQHGRALARWCQLADPSFDPAQAMADFQAHYRLPLDATDSVRGSRNGELVARCVVECGTSSFYSAIRDATDEPVLKMVAAKIAGDEFRHYKLFLDHLQRYQASAPMSRLARLRIALGRINETSDDELAMAYWCGNGRQTVYDRGRESAAYALRATGLYRFGHVQRGLGMALKACDFQPQGWFSRLFAQVGWRLLQWRRRQLATQATA from the coding sequence ATGACGCGCCATTGGACGCTTGATGACATACCCTGGCACAGCTTCGACCCCAGCAAGGTCGATGCCGATCTGCTGCGCGCGGTGAAGGCCGCGACGCTGGTGGAACATAATGCCGAGGATTATGTCACCTATCTCTGCAACGTCTTTGCCGATGACCCGGCCTTCCAGGCGGCGGCGCGGCAATGGGGTGTGGAGGAGGAACAGCATGGCCGCGCGCTCGCGCGCTGGTGCCAGCTTGCCGATCCCAGCTTCGATCCGGCCCAAGCCATGGCCGACTTCCAGGCGCATTACCGCCTGCCGCTGGACGCGACAGATTCGGTGCGCGGCAGCCGCAATGGCGAGCTGGTGGCACGCTGCGTGGTGGAATGCGGCACATCGAGTTTCTACAGCGCCATCCGCGATGCCACCGACGAGCCGGTGTTGAAGATGGTGGCGGCCAAGATCGCCGGCGACGAGTTCCGCCATTACAAGCTGTTCCTCGATCACCTGCAACGCTACCAGGCCAGCGCACCGATGAGCCGGCTGGCGCGGCTGCGCATTGCGCTCGGCCGCATCAACGAAACCTCGGATGATGAACTCGCCATGGCCTATTGGTGCGGCAATGGACGCCAGACGGTCTATGACCGTGGCCGCGAAAGCGCTGCCTATGCCCTGCGCGCCACCGGCCTCTATCGTTTCGGCCATGTCCAGCGCGGCCTCGGCATGGCGCTGAAGGCCTGCGATTTCCAGCCTCAAGGCTGGTTCAGCCGGCTTTTCGCGCAAGTCGGCTGGCGCCTGCTGCAATGGCGCCGCCGGCAACTGGCGACCCAGGCAACGGCCTGA
- a CDS encoding murein hydrolase activator EnvC family protein yields MHKPLRPALAAALIGTLVGTAPALAESNAARQQQQQLEDVQRQLKESRDRQRELDREAGKLAQKAQELRRRLVQAARKLQAQEDAVSRSEEQLTRLLADETKAQAAFEGRREELAATLSSLARLSRQPPEAMVLAPGSALDMVRASQLIAALVPEIESRAAALRAELDRLAALRAGIAAEQKALGQAIAKLDSERRDLEQLQTETAAEVAQTQEERGAERERSVRLAEQAKDLRALVDRLLEQERREAEARARAAKEAENRGKRAPGGSQPAENYAALEGSAALPARGRIVGRYGDTEASGAVSRGLRIETRGGGQVVAPADGKVMFAGPFRGYGQLLIIAHGGGYHSLLAGFGRIDRAVGQFVLAGEPVGRMGGDGSGNAAGAGHDDKPVLYLELRRKGEPVNPLPWLAAGDRKVSG; encoded by the coding sequence GTGCATAAACCGCTCCGCCCCGCGCTTGCCGCCGCGCTGATCGGAACGTTGGTCGGCACTGCTCCCGCGCTGGCGGAAAGCAATGCCGCCCGGCAGCAGCAGCAACAGCTTGAGGATGTGCAGCGACAGCTTAAAGAGAGCCGCGACCGCCAGCGCGAACTCGACCGCGAGGCCGGCAAACTGGCGCAGAAGGCGCAGGAGCTGCGCCGCCGCCTGGTGCAGGCCGCGCGCAAGCTGCAGGCCCAGGAAGACGCCGTTTCGCGCAGCGAGGAACAGCTTACCCGCCTGCTGGCCGATGAAACCAAGGCCCAGGCCGCCTTCGAGGGCCGCCGCGAGGAACTGGCGGCAACGCTTTCCAGCCTCGCCCGCCTCAGCCGCCAGCCGCCGGAAGCCATGGTGCTGGCGCCGGGTTCGGCGCTCGACATGGTGCGCGCCAGCCAGCTTATCGCCGCCCTGGTGCCGGAGATCGAAAGCCGCGCCGCCGCGCTGCGGGCCGAATTGGACCGCCTGGCCGCTTTGCGTGCCGGTATCGCCGCCGAGCAGAAGGCACTGGGCCAGGCCATCGCCAAGCTGGATAGCGAACGCCGCGACCTGGAGCAGTTGCAGACGGAAACCGCCGCGGAAGTAGCGCAGACCCAGGAAGAACGTGGCGCGGAGCGCGAGCGCAGCGTGCGCCTGGCCGAGCAGGCCAAGGACCTGCGCGCCCTGGTGGACCGCCTGCTGGAGCAGGAAAGGCGCGAGGCCGAAGCCCGCGCCCGGGCGGCGAAAGAGGCGGAAAACCGGGGTAAGCGGGCACCCGGCGGCAGTCAGCCGGCGGAGAATTACGCCGCCCTTGAAGGCAGCGCCGCGCTGCCGGCACGCGGCCGCATCGTCGGCCGCTACGGCGACACCGAGGCCAGCGGCGCGGTTTCGCGCGGTTTGCGCATTGAAACCCGGGGCGGCGGCCAGGTGGTGGCGCCTGCTGACGGCAAAGTGATGTTCGCCGGCCCCTTCCGTGGCTACGGACAGCTATTGATCATCGCACATGGCGGTGGATATCATTCGTTATTGGCCGGTTTTGGCCGGATTGACCGCGCGGTTGGCCAATTCGTCCTGGCTGGCGAACCTGTAGGTCGCATGGGCGGCGATGGCTCCGGAAACGCAGCCGGGGCTGGGCATGACGACAAGCCGGTTCTATATCTTGAACTGCGTCGCAAAGGCGAGCCGGTAAATCCCCTACCATGGCTGGCGGCGGGCGACAGAAAGGTGAGCGGCTGA
- a CDS encoding histidine phosphotransferase family protein, with protein sequence MAAARSDIDLVALICSKLCHDLAGSIGAVSNGAELLAEETDAAMREEAIRLIAQSAGDAAKRLAFFRLALGASGGMSEPMAMADVSRVTAEYFNGGRVRLLPLVGLPNSLPKPLAKALMLGLAVMAMALPRGGALRLEMQNGEWRVQAEGSPSKLPDDVAMSLLGDGAVEEPAGALARHAADLAATAGYALGLEAGAEGAALRFFAKA encoded by the coding sequence ATGGCCGCCGCCCGCAGCGATATCGACCTTGTCGCCCTGATCTGTTCCAAGCTCTGCCACGACCTTGCCGGCAGTATCGGCGCGGTGAGCAATGGCGCGGAATTGCTTGCCGAGGAAACCGATGCGGCGATGCGCGAGGAGGCGATCCGCCTGATCGCCCAGAGTGCCGGCGATGCCGCCAAGCGGCTGGCTTTTTTCCGTCTGGCGCTGGGTGCCTCCGGCGGCATGTCAGAGCCGATGGCGATGGCCGATGTCAGCCGCGTCACGGCGGAGTATTTCAATGGCGGCCGGGTGCGGCTGCTGCCACTGGTCGGGCTGCCCAACAGCCTGCCCAAGCCGCTGGCCAAGGCGCTGATGCTGGGCTTGGCGGTGATGGCGATGGCATTGCCGCGCGGCGGTGCGCTGCGGCTGGAAATGCAGAACGGCGAATGGCGGGTGCAGGCCGAAGGCAGCCCGAGCAAGCTGCCCGACGATGTGGCGATGAGCCTGCTTGGCGATGGCGCGGTGGAGGAACCGGCCGGCGCGCTGGCCCGCCATGCCGCCGATCTCGCCGCCACCGCCGGCTATGCGCTCGGCCTTGAAGCCGGCGCCGAGGGCGCGGCGCTGCGTTTCTTCGCGAAAGCCTGA
- a CDS encoding S41 family peptidase: MRNFLLGGVCAFALMGSVGLFAAPNKVGALQNSDTYKQLNLFGEIFERVRNDYYKETKDEQLMETAINGMLSSLDPYSIYMPPRSFQEARVQTRGEFGGLGLEVTMENGLVKVVSPIDDTPAQRAGLLPGDMITHLDGDPVLGKTLQEAIEKMRGAPNSKIVLTIRRGTDATTKPMDVPVVRAVIKTRVVRSRREGDIAYLRVSSFNEHTTQDMSAAIEKLKVEIGPELKGYVIDLRDNPGGLLDQAISVADAFLNQGEIVSTRSLRSNADEGQRFNAKRGDVTDGKPIAVLINGGSASASEIVAGALQDHRRAVLVGNTTFGKGLVQTMIPLGEFGGMKLTTAGYFTPSGRSIDKTGITPDVEVWSDRDRQIAAALKARRELNGQREADEEPAAKPGETPTSTPAPAPNTSAKPGDGPDVVLQSALELLRSPPKPTAKK, encoded by the coding sequence ATGCGCAATTTCCTCCTGGGTGGCGTCTGCGCCTTTGCCCTGATGGGCTCGGTGGGACTGTTCGCGGCCCCGAACAAGGTGGGCGCGCTGCAGAACAGCGACACCTACAAGCAGCTCAATCTCTTCGGTGAGATTTTCGAGCGCGTGCGCAACGACTACTACAAGGAAACCAAGGACGAGCAGCTGATGGAGACCGCCATCAACGGCATGCTCTCCTCGCTCGATCCCTACTCCATCTACATGCCGCCGCGCAGCTTCCAGGAAGCGCGGGTGCAGACCCGTGGCGAATTCGGCGGCCTCGGCCTCGAAGTCACCATGGAGAATGGCCTGGTGAAAGTGGTGTCGCCGATCGACGACACGCCGGCACAGCGTGCCGGCCTGCTGCCGGGCGACATGATCACCCATCTCGACGGCGACCCGGTGCTGGGCAAGACCCTGCAGGAAGCCATCGAGAAGATGCGCGGTGCGCCGAACAGCAAGATCGTGCTGACCATCCGGCGCGGCACCGATGCCACCACCAAGCCGATGGACGTGCCAGTGGTGCGCGCGGTGATCAAGACCCGCGTGGTGCGCAGCCGCCGCGAGGGCGATATCGCCTATCTGCGCGTCTCGTCGTTCAACGAGCACACCACGCAGGACATGAGCGCCGCGATCGAGAAGCTTAAGGTCGAGATCGGGCCGGAGCTGAAGGGCTATGTGATCGACCTGCGCGACAATCCGGGCGGCCTGCTGGATCAGGCGATCTCGGTGGCCGATGCCTTCCTGAACCAGGGCGAGATCGTTTCGACGCGCTCGCTGCGCTCGAATGCCGATGAAGGCCAGCGCTTCAACGCCAAGCGCGGCGACGTCACCGATGGCAAGCCGATTGCCGTGCTGATCAATGGCGGCTCGGCATCGGCATCGGAAATTGTTGCCGGCGCGCTGCAGGATCATCGCCGCGCCGTGCTGGTGGGCAACACCACGTTCGGCAAGGGCCTGGTGCAGACCATGATTCCGCTCGGCGAATTCGGCGGCATGAAGCTGACCACGGCGGGCTACTTCACGCCGTCGGGCCGCTCCATCGACAAGACCGGCATCACGCCCGATGTGGAAGTGTGGAGCGACCGCGACCGCCAGATCGCGGCGGCGCTGAAGGCGCGGCGCGAGCTGAACGGCCAGCGCGAGGCCGACGAGGAGCCGGCAGCGAAGCCGGGCGAGACTCCGACGTCAACACCAGCCCCGGCGCCGAATACCAGCGCCAAGCCGGGCGATGGTCCTGACGTGGTGCTGCAATCGGCGCTCGAGCTGCTGCGCAGCCCGCCGAAACCGACCGCGAAGAAGTGA
- the arsC gene encoding arsenate reductase (glutaredoxin) (This arsenate reductase requires both glutathione and glutaredoxin to convert arsenate to arsenite, after which the efflux transporter formed by ArsA and ArsB can extrude the arsenite from the cell, providing resistance.), whose protein sequence is MPSQFYHNPRCSKSRQALALLHGQGVKPQVIEYLKTPPSASELAGIVKKLGRPARSILRTKEAREAGIDPEALSDAALLNALAKHPEAIERPLFVHGAKAALGRPPEAVLAIL, encoded by the coding sequence ATGCCGTCGCAATTCTACCATAATCCGCGTTGTTCCAAGTCACGCCAGGCCCTGGCGCTCTTGCACGGCCAGGGTGTAAAGCCCCAGGTAATCGAGTATCTCAAGACCCCGCCCTCGGCCAGCGAACTGGCGGGCATCGTGAAGAAACTGGGCCGCCCGGCACGCAGCATCCTGCGCACCAAGGAAGCCAGGGAAGCCGGCATCGACCCCGAGGCGTTGAGCGATGCCGCGCTGCTGAATGCGTTGGCCAAGCATCCGGAAGCGATCGAGCGGCCGCTTTTCGTGCATGGCGCCAAGGCAGCTTTGGGCCGCCCGCCCGAGGCGGTACTCGCCATCCTGTGA
- a CDS encoding DUF3553 domain-containing protein: MPAPFSHNPSHASGSVAPSPFAPGDWVENPAAPDWGPGQVQSAVGPRVTVNFEHAGKQMVNINEVALSLLRQPKD, translated from the coding sequence ATGCCCGCCCCCTTCTCCCACAATCCGTCACATGCTTCCGGCAGCGTTGCGCCTTCGCCCTTCGCGCCGGGTGACTGGGTGGAGAATCCGGCGGCTCCGGATTGGGGCCCGGGCCAGGTGCAGTCGGCGGTGGGCCCGCGCGTGACGGTGAATTTCGAGCATGCCGGCAAGCAGATGGTGAATATCAACGAAGTGGCGCTGTCGCTGCTGCGCCAGCCGAAGGACTAG
- a CDS encoding RNA pyrophosphohydrolase → MSDEARPYRLGVGVALLNEADMVFVGRRIDQTAEAWQMPQGGIDPGEDPRQTALRELEEEIGVPPARTAIIAESRDWLSYDLPPDIADKVWKGKYRGQKQKWYLCRLIGEEDVINIATAHPEFDAWKWARFSDLPDLIVPFKRPIYETIVAEFRGYVKT, encoded by the coding sequence ATGTCCGATGAAGCCCGCCCCTACCGTCTTGGCGTCGGTGTCGCGTTGCTGAACGAGGCCGACATGGTGTTCGTCGGCCGCCGCATCGACCAGACCGCCGAAGCCTGGCAGATGCCGCAGGGCGGCATTGATCCTGGCGAGGATCCGCGCCAGACCGCCCTGCGCGAACTGGAGGAAGAGATCGGCGTGCCGCCGGCGCGCACCGCCATCATCGCCGAAAGCCGCGACTGGCTGAGTTATGACCTGCCGCCCGACATCGCCGATAAGGTTTGGAAGGGAAAATATCGCGGCCAGAAACAGAAATGGTATCTCTGCCGCCTGATCGGCGAGGAGGACGTGATCAACATCGCCACCGCGCATCCTGAATTCGATGCCTGGAAATGGGCCCGCTTCTCCGATTTGCCGGACCTGATCGTGCCGTTCAAGCGGCCGATCTACGAAACCATCGTGGCCGAATTCCGCGGCTACGTGAAAACCTGA